From Methanomassiliicoccus sp., the proteins below share one genomic window:
- a CDS encoding winged helix-turn-helix transcriptional regulator: MDEKDLRLFQLLLINNRITHREMAHELGISVPSVHRRLQNLIDQGIVTKFTANISSGYLRAVPVKIMGVSESLSINGHMKEPTERSFTEKVYQFGSNALVITLLLKGLDDLGPSVERIRENLEIRELSVVIPSRATSANIPVHHKYTGTKPLTLLDYRIIAALHDDARKPLNEVADDLDVSVKTVRRHFDTMVEQGSIELSTNWMPERTSGIYSLVHIELRPGENKGRYIARLNDRFGPRILVGLESSNLPDLVVLSCWSPTMDKHMEMVEDISNDEETVLTFSRIIRSTWLFKTWRNKLLQERIAGPWH, encoded by the coding sequence GAGATGGCCCATGAGCTGGGGATCTCCGTGCCCTCGGTCCACAGACGCCTTCAGAACCTCATAGACCAGGGGATCGTCACCAAGTTCACCGCCAATATTTCTTCTGGCTACCTCAGAGCTGTTCCCGTTAAGATCATGGGGGTCAGCGAGTCCCTGTCCATAAATGGCCATATGAAGGAACCGACCGAAAGGAGCTTCACGGAGAAGGTATATCAATTCGGATCGAACGCCCTGGTCATAACTCTGTTACTGAAAGGTCTGGATGACCTTGGGCCCTCCGTGGAACGTATCCGGGAGAACCTGGAGATAAGGGAGCTCAGCGTGGTCATACCCTCCAGGGCGACCTCGGCCAACATACCGGTCCATCACAAATATACCGGCACCAAGCCTCTCACATTACTGGATTATCGCATCATAGCGGCACTGCACGATGATGCAAGGAAACCCCTGAACGAGGTAGCTGATGATCTCGATGTCTCCGTGAAGACGGTCAGGCGTCACTTTGACACCATGGTGGAGCAAGGGTCCATTGAGCTTAGCACCAATTGGATGCCAGAAAGGACCTCCGGTATCTACTCCCTTGTTCATATCGAGCTGCGGCCGGGTGAGAACAAGGGCCGATACATCGCCCGCTTGAACGACAGGTTCGGCCCTCGTATACTCGTAGGATTGGAGTCCAGCAACCTTCCTGATCTGGTCGTCCTCAGCTGCTGGTCCCCCACCATGGATAAGCATATGGAGATGGTGGAGGACATATCCAATGATGAGGAGACCGTTCTCACCTTTTCCAGGATCATTCGCAGCACCTGGTTGTTCAAAACGTGGAGGAACAAGCTATTGCAGGAAAGGATCGCCGGGCCTTGGCACTAG
- a CDS encoding NADH-quinone oxidoreductase subunit L, whose translation MDELILDLLVAFLIVAPVVGALVCLYLRKLPAIGKAVGAVSVLMAISALALLSIVVTAGPIVRDAYGLETISVGITILDLILMLAFLYISWKAKSALAGVFAGLQLVVLTAMEVGGVSEHGAAMNVDQLSVMMAFITSVIGSIICVFAVRYMTHYEDHGRFFAVMLLFLGAMNGAVFSNNLLWLFFFWEVTTLCSYLLIGHTGTKDARRSAVTAAEYTLGGGLALAVGILLCHSLFGTVFIDQIPEGAALGRLAFLPLALMAVAAFTKSAQIPFQKWLLGAMVAPTPVSALLHSATMVNLGVYLLLRLAPKLQGSGALSTIVALVGVISFVITAVLAMTQSNAKRVLAYSTISNLGLIVACAGLGTSLALTAAMLLLVFHAISKALLFMSVGVIKERTGSEEIDAMEGLRDSMPLVSAMVLVGVSMMVMPPFGMFASKWLLSEAVASHPLIALLLVLGFGATLVYYAKWLGRIFTGGIRRDRLQRDGTPRTYAATLMATATVGILATVLMGPLLDGLINPYVSRVFEPALQMGEWGLFTTMGLFPMVALVVLAALLVIVVILPRRAPQVREVYTCGEGSDVQVGTFYYWTEAKVAKITWTANMLMALLIIVMVFSPLIQEVAA comes from the coding sequence TTGGATGAACTTATCCTCGACCTGCTGGTGGCCTTTCTTATCGTTGCTCCTGTCGTGGGAGCTCTGGTCTGCCTTTACCTGCGAAAGCTGCCAGCGATAGGAAAGGCGGTCGGAGCGGTCTCCGTGCTTATGGCAATATCTGCTCTAGCCCTTCTATCGATAGTGGTGACAGCAGGGCCGATCGTCCGGGATGCGTATGGTCTTGAAACGATCAGCGTAGGAATAACGATCCTGGACCTCATACTCATGCTCGCATTCTTATACATCTCCTGGAAGGCAAAGAGCGCCCTGGCGGGAGTGTTCGCCGGCCTCCAGCTCGTTGTCCTCACTGCCATGGAGGTGGGCGGTGTCAGTGAGCATGGGGCAGCTATGAATGTTGATCAGCTAAGTGTGATGATGGCGTTCATCACCTCGGTCATAGGGTCCATAATATGCGTTTTCGCGGTCAGGTACATGACCCACTATGAGGACCATGGGCGGTTCTTCGCTGTGATGCTGCTGTTCCTGGGGGCGATGAACGGGGCGGTCTTCTCCAACAACCTGCTGTGGCTGTTCTTCTTCTGGGAGGTCACCACGCTGTGTTCGTACCTTCTAATAGGCCATACCGGTACGAAAGATGCCCGAAGGTCCGCGGTCACTGCGGCCGAATACACTCTAGGGGGCGGGCTGGCCCTGGCCGTGGGGATCCTGCTGTGCCACTCCCTATTCGGTACGGTGTTCATCGACCAGATACCTGAGGGAGCGGCATTAGGCAGGCTGGCCTTTCTACCTCTGGCGCTCATGGCCGTGGCCGCTTTCACCAAGTCGGCCCAGATCCCATTCCAGAAGTGGCTGCTGGGTGCCATGGTGGCGCCGACCCCGGTCTCGGCCCTACTGCACTCGGCAACCATGGTCAACCTGGGAGTCTACCTCCTGCTGAGGCTGGCTCCCAAGCTTCAGGGCAGCGGAGCGCTTTCGACGATAGTGGCACTGGTGGGGGTCATCTCCTTCGTTATCACGGCCGTTCTAGCCATGACCCAGAGCAACGCCAAGCGCGTGCTGGCCTACTCCACAATCAGCAACCTGGGTTTGATCGTGGCGTGCGCAGGCCTGGGTACGTCCCTGGCCCTGACGGCGGCGATGCTCCTCCTGGTCTTCCATGCCATATCCAAGGCCCTCCTCTTCATGTCCGTCGGCGTCATTAAGGAACGGACAGGGTCGGAGGAGATCGATGCCATGGAGGGCCTCCGGGACTCCATGCCGCTGGTGTCCGCGATGGTCCTGGTGGGCGTGTCCATGATGGTCATGCCCCCCTTCGGGATGTTCGCGTCCAAGTGGCTGCTCAGCGAGGCCGTTGCCTCCCATCCCTTGATCGCGCTGCTACTGGTCCTGGGCTTCGGGGCCACCCTGGTCTATTACGCGAAATGGCTAGGGAGGATCTTCACAGGCGGCATCAGGAGGGACCGTCTCCAGCGGGACGGGACCCCCCGGACGTATGCTGCGACCCTGATGGCGACGGCCACGGTCGGTATACTGGCGACCGTCCTGATGGGTCCGCTCCTAGATGGTCTCATCAATCCCTATGTCTCCAGGGTCTTCGAGCCCGCCCTTCAAATGGGCGAGTGGGGACTGTTCACGACCATGGGCCTGTTCCCCATGGTGGCCCTTGTCGTCCTTGCAGCCCTGCTGGTGATTGTGGTCATACTGCCACGGAGGGCGCCACAGGTCCGGGAGGTCTACACATGCGGGGAAGGCAGCGACGTCCAAGTCGGTACGTTCTACTACTGGACGGAAGCGAAGGTGGCAAAGATCACTTGGACGGCCAACATGCTGATGGCGCTCCTGATCATCGTCATGGTGTTCTCTCCGCTCATCCAGGAGGTGGCAGCGTGA
- a CDS encoding NADH-quinone oxidoreductase subunit H codes for MSSSFEQIALLALWAAVPLLVGVLLGLDRVLTARLQGRQGPSVLQSLRDLTKLLHKKGSYVNGSQAMFAYGALVLQASAALVLIMGSDVLTAFLLSGVGCFLMVMAALSVRSPYSHLGAQRELVQMMATEPVVMMIVLSLGYASGSFLGSDMDEMLVLTLPLAAASMVPVLLIRLEKSPYDIATAHSEIVSGPYVEFSGRGLGITKLAHWFELAVMFGILLLLFRLPDPALDLAVKAMVVLAVVVMTAVIDNTTARLTRWRMLRFSLTFCLGAVMLNMIVLYLVNTGVIQ; via the coding sequence GTGAGCTCCTCCTTCGAGCAGATAGCCCTCCTGGCCCTATGGGCGGCGGTCCCGCTGCTGGTCGGTGTGCTGCTAGGCCTAGATCGGGTCCTGACGGCCCGCCTGCAGGGGCGCCAGGGTCCCTCGGTCCTGCAGTCACTACGCGACCTGACGAAGCTGCTGCATAAGAAAGGGAGCTACGTGAACGGCTCTCAGGCCATGTTCGCCTACGGGGCCCTGGTCCTACAAGCATCGGCAGCCCTGGTGCTGATCATGGGAAGCGACGTCCTCACCGCCTTCCTCCTATCGGGGGTGGGCTGCTTCCTCATGGTCATGGCCGCCCTCTCGGTGCGATCACCATACTCCCATCTGGGAGCCCAGCGCGAGCTGGTGCAGATGATGGCCACGGAACCGGTGGTCATGATGATCGTGCTATCCTTAGGATATGCCAGCGGTTCGTTCCTGGGCTCAGATATGGATGAGATGCTGGTCCTGACCCTGCCGCTAGCAGCGGCGTCTATGGTGCCAGTGCTCCTCATCAGGCTGGAGAAATCGCCTTACGACATCGCCACCGCGCACTCGGAGATCGTCTCCGGACCCTACGTGGAGTTCTCCGGCAGGGGGCTGGGCATCACCAAACTGGCCCACTGGTTCGAACTGGCAGTGATGTTCGGGATCCTGCTGCTCCTCTTCCGCCTGCCCGACCCCGCGCTGGACCTGGCGGTCAAGGCAATGGTGGTACTCGCGGTGGTCGTTATGACGGCCGTTATCGACAACACAACTGCAAGGCTTACCCGTTGGAGGATGCTCCGCTTCAGCCTCACCTTCTGTCTGGGAGCGGTGATGCTCAATATGATCGTCCTCTACCTGGTCAATACTGGGGTGATACAGTGA
- the nuoB gene encoding NADH-quinone oxidoreductase subunit NuoB, giving the protein MKGRREARSPWILHFDTGSCNGCDIEIWALLTPKYDVERFGMMNKGNPKHADILLVTGPVTTKCAPRLRNLYEQMPNPKLVVACGDCASTGAPFVGCYNTCGGVDSVIPVDVYVPGCACRPEVLIDGVVMAVNKWREITSVSSEGARA; this is encoded by the coding sequence GTGAAGGGAAGAAGAGAGGCGAGATCGCCATGGATACTGCACTTCGACACAGGATCGTGCAACGGGTGCGATATCGAGATATGGGCGCTGCTGACGCCGAAGTACGATGTGGAGAGGTTTGGGATGATGAACAAGGGTAACCCCAAGCACGCCGACATACTGCTGGTCACAGGTCCAGTGACGACGAAATGCGCTCCGCGGCTGAGGAACCTGTACGAGCAGATGCCAAATCCCAAGCTGGTGGTGGCCTGCGGTGACTGCGCTTCTACGGGCGCCCCCTTCGTGGGTTGCTATAACACCTGCGGGGGCGTGGACTCGGTCATTCCCGTGGACGTGTACGTCCCTGGCTGTGCCTGCCGTCCCGAGGTCCTCATCGACGGAGTGGTCATGGCCGTGAACAAGTGGAGGGAGATCACCAGCGTTTCGTCCGAGGGGGCGAGAGCATGA
- a CDS encoding NADH-quinone oxidoreductase subunit C, giving the protein MSGCSNTETVARVAAMMREKDTRLVTIVAADDGEGTAELIYIMDRRGELIKLRVRCRWDEELESLSPEYKGAENMEREMMDLLGLSFQGVQGGLFLGPGGQPPLRTQGE; this is encoded by the coding sequence ATGAGCGGATGCTCCAACACCGAGACGGTCGCGAGGGTCGCTGCCATGATGAGGGAGAAGGATACACGCCTGGTGACCATCGTGGCCGCGGATGATGGTGAAGGCACCGCGGAGCTCATCTACATCATGGACAGGAGAGGTGAGCTCATCAAACTCCGCGTCCGCTGCCGCTGGGACGAGGAGCTGGAGAGCCTATCGCCAGAGTACAAGGGAGCGGAGAACATGGAGAGGGAGATGATGGATCTGCTGGGACTGAGCTTCCAGGGGGTGCAGGGAGGACTGTTCCTGGGACCGGGAGGCCAGCCCCCGCTAAGGACACAGGGAGAGTGA